A stretch of DNA from Maridesulfovibrio sp.:
TTTCAAGGAAGCTCTGGATCTGGGTATCAATGAAGTCTTTGTTTTGACCAATATTGAAGAATTCTTTGCCGGTCTCGGATTCGTGGCAACGGACAAAAATATCCTGCCCCAGAAAATCTGGGCGGACTGCATAAATTGTCCCCTGTTCCCGGATTGCGATGAAATTCCAATGCTGATCAAACTTTAATTTCGAAAAATAAAAGGAAAACCGCTATGGCCCACAGCCTTAAGGAAGTTCTCTCCAAAGAAACAATAGCTGAAAGAATAAAGGAACTCGGTAAAGAAATTTCCGCAACTTACGGCCAGGAACCTTTGATCTGCGTATGCGTGCTCAAAGGGGCCTATCTCTTTTTTGCGGACATCACCAGGGCGCTCAGTTCCGATCCGGAGATAGATTTCGTTCGCCTTGCCAGTTACGGTTCCGGCACAAGCAGAACAGGAAATATGAATTTTTCCAAAGATCTGGAGGTATCTATTGCCGATAAGCATGTTCTTATCGTAGAGGATATCGTAGATACCGGGCATTCGGTGGAATTTCTCAAACATGTATTTGGAAAACGCAATCCCTTGTCCATAAAAATTTGTTCCTTGATCGATAAAAGGGAGCGCCGCGAGGTGGACCTGGAAGTTGATTTTCCCGGTTTTGTGGTTGATAGCGGCTTTCTGGTGGGTTACGGAATGGACTATGCTGAAAAATACAGGTATTTAAGTGCGGTGTATGAACTGGAAAATGTTTAGTTCCGGCAACTTGATATGAAATAAAATCCGGTATTACATTAGTTTAACCCATTGATGGCAGGTAGAGCGGTCCATGATAGTTACATGTCCAAAGTGTGAGACCAAGTTCAATTTACCCGAAAGTAAAATTCCGGCGGGCGGAGCAAAGGTGAAATGCTCCAAATGCGGCAATATCTTTAAAGTGACGCCTCCCGCCCCCGCTCAGGAACCTGAAGATGAAGTCGATGCCATGCTTCGGGAAGAGCAGGCTGCCGAGCAGCCCAGCCCGAAACCTGTGCCCAAACCCAAGCCCGCGCCTAAGCCTGCACCGGAACCGGCACCCGAACCGGAGCCGGAACCGGAACCGGAACCGGAAGACACCTCTTTTGATGATGATCTGTTCAACGAAGCTGCAGACGAGCTTGGTGACGAGCTTGAGGATGATCTTTTCGCCGGTATTGACGATGATACTGCCGAGGGCGGCAAAGATGACGAATTTGAAGATGACCTTTTCGGTGGAGATACCTCCAATGATGCGGAAATAGGGGCAGACCTCTTTGACGATGACGAAGAACCTGCCGCCGGTCCCGGTGAAGCCGCAGCAGAGGATGACGGTTTCGACATCGATGATGAATTTTTTGATGATGACGAACCCGCCGCTGAGCAATCTGCCGCCGGTCCTGCCGAGTCTGATGATGAACTCTTTGATGACGATGATCTTTTCAGCGAAGATGCCGAAAGCGATGATTTTTCCGATGATGGACTTTTCGACGAGGAAGACACTGTTGAAGAGGAATCCGGGAGCATGGATTTCGGGGAAGATGATGATATAGAGGAAGAGGATTTTGTAGAGGACGACAGCCTGGCTCTTGATGACGGTGAGATTGACGGTATCGAAGAGTCCGATGAGATCGGTTTTGATCTGGACGATGACCTTGATGCCCTGCCTTCATCAAAGAAGGGCGGTAAAAAAGGCAAGGGGATGATAATCACCCTCGTGCTGCTGCTCCTGTTTGCCGGAGGAGCCGGGGCTGCCTGGTATTTCAAGGTATGGGAATCACTTCCGTTCTCCATCCCGTTCATCTCTTCCGATGATGCAGGCACCAGCGATCAGAATGAGCCTCCGTCCAAACGTTTCAGCAAATTCTCTTTTAAGGATCTGCGCCAGTTCTACGTGAACAACGATAAGGCCGGGCAGCTTTTCATCATTGAAGGCAAGGTGGTCAATAATTTTGCCACTCCCAAAGAGCTTGTAGAAGTAGAAGCACAGCTTTTTGATGACAAGGGGCAGGTTCTGGATTCCAGACGGCTTATGTGCGGGAATACCCTTTCCCTGTTCCAGCTTGAAGTGCAGTCCAAAGAGGAAATAGAAGCCGGTCTTGCTTCCAAGGTCGGAATACTTTCCAATAACACGCTGCTCAAGCCGGGAATGGATACACCGTTCATGGTCGTGTTCTTCAAGCCTTCACCCTCGGTCAAAGAATATGTGATCAATGTGGTGGACGCCAAGAATCCGCCCAAGAAATAATCCTTGCCCGCTCGGCCCCAGCGGTCGCGGCGAGGATAAAACGAATGCCGAAAGTTTCAGGCGGGAGATATACCAAAGGTTGAATCTCCCGCCTTTTTGTTTTTATGAGTATTTGATGCGCTCCGCGTGTTTGATAAACGGATTTAGTCTCTATAATTTTTATCCCAGCTTATCCGTGCGCGGGGCGTAAGCTTATTGAAAGGTTTTGAAAAGGGGAGTCCAGAGGGGAAAAACTTTTGCAAAAGTTTTTCCCCTCTGGCCGCCGGAGGCAACCGGCGCCAAGGGCAATGGTCCCGTGAGATATAAATGATAACATTTATCCGGAAGCCGGAGGAATTTTGAAGACCAGAGACGTGTTCATATGTTCGAACTGCGGAGCGCAGGCTTTGAAATGGCAGGGACAGTGCCCGAGATGCGGGGAGTGGAATACCTTGCAGGAAAAGGTTGTAGTTCGCAGAAAGGGCGGAGTGGTGCATGCTGCTTCCGGGGTGCAGGCTGTGCCGCTGTCCGAAATTCCGGCTGAGTATACCGAGGCGAGGTCTACCGGGTTCCGTGCACTTGATGTTGTGCTCGGCAAAGGGTTCGTGCCCGGAGGGGCAGTGCTGCTTGGCGGTGAGCCGGGTATAGGTAAATCAACTTTGCTGTTGCAGCTTGCAGCGGAACAGGCGCGCATGGGCAACAAGTCCGTTTATTTTTCCGGCGAGGAGTCGCTGGCGCAGATACGCGGCCGTGCCGATAGGCTTGGGCTGCTGCATTCCGGAATGCTGGCAGTGGCTTCCACCAGTGTGGAAGAGGCCGTTACTCTGCTTGAGGCACCGGAAAAGCCCGACCTCATGATCATTGATTCGGTGCAGACCTTATCTTCGCCGCGCGCGGAGGGCATTCCCGGAAGTGTGAGTCAGGTGCGTGCCGTATCGTCGGAGCTGGTAGAGGCGGCAAAGAAGACCAGCACCACGCTGGTCATAGTCGGACACGTGACCAAGGACGGCCAGATCGCCGGGCCCAAGCTGCTGGAACACATGGTCGACACCGTTCTGTATCTGGAAGGTGACCGCAAGCACATGATGCGCATCATGCGGGTGCTCAAGAACAGGTTCGGTCCCAGCGATGAACTTGTGGTCTTTTCCATGCGTGAATCGGGAATGGAAATTGTCGAGGACCCATCCACATTGTTTCTTGGAGACCGCGATGAATCCTGCTCCGGGGCTGCGGTGGTGATGGCCATGGACGGGCACAAGCCTTTTGCTGTCGAGGTGCAGGCGCTTGCCAGCCGCACGGTTCTTTCTATTCCCCGGCGTACCGCTTTGGGTTTCGATACCAATAGATTGAATCTTATTCTGGCCGTGCTTGAAAAGAGGCTCAATCTGAATCTGGGCCAACTGGATATTTATGCCAAGATAGGCGGGGGGCTGGCCATGCGCGACCCCGGTCTTGATCTGGGAGTGGTCGCGGCGGTGCTGTCCTCGTTCTATGATATGCCGCTCCAGCCCGGAGCCGTCTTCTGGGGCGAGGTGGATCTTAACGGGCGCATACGCCCTGCCTCCGGAGGTGAGACCCGTCTGAAGCAGGCGGACCGTCTAGGTTACGGGCCGATTTATCAGTCCGAGACCTGCCGCACCCTGGACGAATTGCAACGCAGGCTGTTCGGATCATAATTTACACTGGCTGACCGGGTAGATTTCGGCCGGAACAGTGGTACACTTCTACCCGAACAGTGATTTTATAAAATTTTATTGCACGACTCTTCCAATTTAGTACATTCTTGCTCTTCGTATGCTTTTTATCCATGAACATGGTTTAGCAGATAAAGAGGGCAATTATGTCTATAAACGTTCTTCTTGTTGATGACGAACCGGGCCTTACGGAAGCCTTGTCCAAACGGCTTTCCAAAAGAGGCTATACCGTGCATGAGGCCGACAGCGGCAAAGGGGCGCTCGACCTGCTCGACCGGGGAACCGGTGTGGATGTCGTGGTCCTTGACGTGCGTATGGCCGGAGTCAACGGTCTTGAAACTCTCCATCGTATCAAAAGCGCCTATTCCGGCGTGGAAGTGGTCATGCTCAGCGCTTACGCCACCCCCCAGTGTGCCGTGGAATGTCGGCGCTGGGGCGCAAGGGATTTCCTTAGGAAGCCCGTACATCTGGAAGAACTTGTCGCAGCAATAGATGCCGCAGCATCATCCCGCCATCCTCGACCTCAGTAATTTCCGTAATTCATTAATTCATTTTCCATAGTTTGGAGTTGCCTCCGGCGGCCAGAGGGGAAAAACTTTTGCAAAAGTTTTTCCCCTCTGGACTCCCCTTTTCAAAACCTTTCAACAGGTTTTCGTCCTGTGCATGGATAGGCAGGTTGTTTGGTGAATATTATGATCAAAGATTTAGGTAAAAACATTCGTGGTGATCTTTTCGGCGGGGTCACGGCGGGCATAATTGCTCTGCCGCTGGCTCTTGCATTCGGTGTGGCCAGTGGCGCCGGAGCAGCCGCCGGACTTTACGGGGCGATAATCCTCGGATTCACGGCGGCTCTGCTGGGGGGAACTGTCACGCAGATTTCAGGCCCGACCGGTCCCATGACCGTGGTGGTCGCCGCAACCCTGACATCGTTCTCCGGTGATATGGGTTCCGTCTGCGCTGTGGTCGCCCTTGGCGGGATAATGCAGGCTTTCTTCGGCCTGTTCAGGCTCGGGGCATTCGTGCGTTTCATTCCTTACCCGGTCATATCCGGGTTCATGTCCGGCATAGGCGTGATAATCATCATTCTCCAGATTGATCCCATACTCGGCGTTAAGGCCTCCAGTTCTCCTGCTGCGGCTCTGATGGGTCTTTCCGGGGCGCTGGCTGCGGCGTCCACTCCGAGCATCATGCTTGCCGTTGCGACCATGGCCATAGTCTTTCTTGTTCCTGCACGGATCACCCGGATAATTCCTTCGCCGCTGATAGCACTGCTGCTGACAACGGCTGCGGCGTGGTTTTTCCGCCTCCCGGTCATGACCATTGGGGAGATTCCCTCTTCGCTGCCCGACTTCAGCCTGCCGGACTTTGATCTGCACAACTGGAGCTATATCGCCGGGACGGCGCTGGCCCTTGCCGCACTTGGCAGCATCGACTCGCTGCTGACCTCACTGGTGGCCGACTCCCTTACTAAGGACAGGCACGATTCCAATCGAGAACTCATCGGGCAGGGCATCGGCAACATGCTTTGCGGTTTTTTCGGCGCACTGCCCGGAGCCGGGGCGACCATGAGAACGGTCGTTAACGTTAAGGCCGGGGGCCGTACCAGACTTTCCGGGATGATTCATGCGTTTGTACTGCTTGCCGTCATTCTAGGTGCCGGTCCTGCTGCGGAGCATATTCCGCTGGCCGCGCTGGCCGGGATACTGGTCAAGGTCGGGGTGGATATACTGGACTATCGCATGCTTAAGATGATCCGCAGGATTCCGCGCAGTGACCTTGCCGTTATGCTCACCGTATTCGGAGTGACTGTTTTTGTTGATCTGGTTCTTGCCGTGGCCGTGGGTGTGACTCTGGCTGCCATGATGACCACCTGGCGTATAGCCAGCCAGACGCAGATCAGTATTTTCGAATCCGACCGCTGCAGTGTGATGAAACGCAGGGAAAAGGATATTCAGGAGCAGAGCAGCTTCCGTATCCGCGTGGTCAGCATCAACGGGCCTTTCTTTTTCGGTACTTCCTCCCAGATGTCGGACAAGGTTGAGAAGCTTGTGGGTACGCGCATCGTGGTCATAAACTGTATGGATGTGCCTTTTGTGGACGTATCAGCTGTTTTTGCGCTCAATGAGATGGTCGAGAAACTTCGGTCTGCAAACATCACGGTCTTGATGGCCGCCAACGAAGCCATAAGCAGGCGGCTTGGTGATATGGGCATTGTGAAGCTTGTCGGAAAGGAAAACATGTTTCTGAGTCACGGCAGTGCCTTGCAGGTAGCAATGCTTGCCTTGAATGAGGAGGATGAGCGGGCCGCATTCAAGGGGCCGCTGGCGGAAGTTTAATTCGAGTTCAGCCCTTGCTCAAATCGGCTGCGGTGTATAAGGTCGTGCTGCCGTTGCGGCATGGCCCGGATGTCCCATCAATTACCGATTTGAGCAAGAGCTGTTATGACGAAGAAAGTCTTTCTGGTCGCCGGAGCGCGGCCGAATCTTATGAAGGTTGCCCCTATTTTCCGTGCTTCGCGGAATGTCGATTCCGTTCAGTGCGAAATGGTCTACACCGGGCAGCACTACGACCGCCAGATGTCGCAGGTTTTTTTCGAGGATCTCGATATTCCGAAACCTCGGTTCAACATGGGTAAATCCACCGGCACGCATGCGGAGCAGACCGGGGCGATAATGATCGCTTTCGAGAAGATGTGCATGGAGGAAAAGCCCGACCTCGTGGTGGTTGTGGGTGATGTCAACTCCACACTTGCCTGCTCTGTTACCGCGCGCAAGCTCCATATTCCGGTGGCCCATGTGGAGGCGGGCCTGAGAAGCGGTGATACCGACATGCCCGAAGAAATAAACCGCATGGTCACCGATTCCATAAGCAATCTTTTTTTCACAACCGAAGACCACGGGCGCGACAATCTGCTGCGCGAGGGCAAGAATCCGGACAATATCTTTCATGTGGGCAACGTGATGATCGACAATCTTTTTCACAATGTCGGGCGATTGGGCCCCGATATTGTGTCCGGTTTCAGCTGCAGGGAATTAAAAGAGAAAACAGGCCGTTACGGGTTTATGACCCTGCACCGCCCCTCCAATGTGGACAATCGCGAGGTTCTTGAGGGTATTGTGGATGCCCTGAACACCATTTCCGCTAATCTCCCGCTGCTTTTTCCCATTCATCCGCGCACCGAAAAGATGATGAAGCTTTTCGGCATTTCCTTTTCCGAGAATGTGCATACTTTCCCTCCACTGTCGTTTCGGGAATCACTGTATCTTTGGAAAGACGCGCAGGTCGTTATTACCGACAGCGGCGGCCTGCAGGAAGAGACCACCGCCCTTGGAGTACCTTGCGTGACAGTCCGGAAAAACACGGAGCGTCCTGTGACCATTGAAAAAGGTACAAACGTGCTGGCCGGTATTTCCGGGGAGAATATCCTGCGCGAGGTCGGCAGGGCTCTGGAAAGGTCCGGGGGTGAGGCTCCGAAGATAGAAGGCTGGGACGGTCATGCTTCCGAACGTATCTGGAAGGTGCTGGTCGAGTTTCTGGCCGAGAGATGACGGAGCAGGTGTTTCCGTTATTCTGAAGGGCTATCTTTTTCTTTGTAAATCAATTGTGTTCCCGGTATACTGAATTTTCATTCTTTTTTTTTGCCGCATCGAGTAGCGGTGTTTTGGGCCTGCTGTTTCAGGTTTACGATACAGCCGGGTCCCTTGTGTCTGTTTCCGGATTATCCGGGAACGGGGCTGTTTCGGACGCTCGGCCGTCCGGTGTTGGGTTTTGGCGCGGCTTTTTTGTCGCTGTGTCGAAATTTACGGGAAAATCGGCATAAACGTTTTTCCTGTCGGCTGCGGGATTTTTCCCGCGCAGTCTTATTTGCATGGGGGGCTGTCATGGAACAGCAGAAGACTCTTGTGGAGTTGCGGGGAGTCAGCAAGTCCTTTGACGGGGATATTGCTCTGGACAATGTCGACATCTCCATCAGGGACAAGGAATTCCTGACCATTCTCGGTCCTTCCGGATGTGGAAAGACCACCATCCTCAGACTTATCGGCGGATTTGAAACGCCTGATTCCGGTTCTGTGCGCATCGGCGGACAGGCGGTGAACGACCTGCCCCCGGAAAAGCGGGCGGTCAATACCGTTTTCCAGAGCTATGCGCTTTTTCCGCATATGAATGTCTTCGACAACGTGGCTTTCGGGCTGAAAATGCAGAAGATTCCGGCCGATGAGATTCGCGCGAGGGTTGAGGAAGCGCTTGAGCTGGTTGAGATGGCCCGTTTTGCCAGACGCAGGCCGCAGGAGCTTTCCGGCGGACAGCAGCAGCGGGTGGCTATTGCCAGGGCGCTGGTCAACAAACCGCTGGTTCTGCTGCTTGATGAATCCTTTTCAGCGCTTGACCGCCGTCTGCGCAAGCAGATGCAGATGGATATAAAGCACCTCCAGAGGGAAACCGGAATCACGTTCGTGCTGGTTACTCATGATCAGGAGGAAGCCTTTACCATGTCCGACCGGGTGGTGGTCATGAATCACGGACAGGTCGAACAGGTGGGGAGTCCGCGCGAGGTTTATGAAGAACCCGAAAACCTTTTTGTGGCGCGGTTCGTGGGCGAAACCAATTTTTTTGACGCCGTGGTGGAATCGTGCGTTCCGGTGAGCGGCGGCTACAGAATAAGAGCCGCCATGGAGGGCGGAAGCTGTTTTCTGCTCGGAAACCGCGAATTTTCCGCCGGAGATGATGTGCGGGTCCTGTTGCGCCCGGAAGACCTGCAGTTGGAAGCTTACTCCGATCATTGCTTTACAGATGAGCGGCCCGTGTTCAGGGGACATGTGATGGAAACCGTGTACAAGGGCACCACCTACGATGTTGTGGTTGAACTTGAAAACGGGCGTAATGTGCTGGCCACCGAATTTTTCAATGAAGACGCTGAAAGCGTTGCCTTCCGTCCCGGCGATGAGCTTGCCGTGAGCTGGATTGAAGGCTGGGAGGTGGTTCTGCCGCATGAAAAACAGAGTGAACTCTAAGTCCGCCGCCTCCGCCATATGGATATGGCTGATCCTGCTGATTGTTATTCCGAATATTCTGGTCCTGGGCGTTTCCTTCCTGAGTGTAGATACCGATAATTTCGCATCGCTGCCTTTAACCCTGGAGAATTACCTTGATCTTCTGGACCCGGCGGTGCTGAAGATTTTTTCCCGCTCTTTCAATCTTGCCGCCGTGGCGACACTGATATGTCTCATTTCAGGATATCCGTTCGCCTGGTTTCTGGCCCGGCTTTCGAAACGCTGGCGGCCCCTGTTTCTCCTTCTGGTCATCGTTCCTTTCTGGACCAACTCGCTGGTGCGGACTTACGCCCTGGTGGCCATGATCAATGCCAACGGACTGATCAACAAGATCCTCATGTCGTTTGATCTCGTGAGCATGCCGGTTCAGATGCTTTATACCAGAGGGGCGGTCCTGCTCGGACTCAGCTACACGCTGCTTCCCTTCATGGTGCTGCCACTTTATTCCTCCATAACCAAGCTGGACCCGAGACTTCTGGAAGCCGGACGGGACCTTGGCGCCGGTCCGGTGAGTACCTTTCTGAGAGTTGCGCTGCCCCTGACCATGCCCGGTATTGTCTCCGGCTGCATGCTGGTTTTTCTTCCCGCGTTGGGCATGTTCTATATTCCGGATATTCTGGGGGGATCAAAACAGGCACTTATCGGAAACTTTGTTCGGGATCAGTTCCTTGTGACGCGTGAATGGCCGGTGGGAGCTGCCGCCAGCGTATTTCTGACCGCGCTTATGGGTGTAATGTTTCTCGTGCAGTCCGTTAGCCGGGCCAGGGCAAGCAGGAAGCGCATATGAGTAAGCTGAACCGTATTTATTCCTTCATGGTTTTTGTCTTTCTTTACCTGCCGCTGGCGGTGATGGTGGCCTATTCCTTCAATTCATCGAAGTATTCGATGAACTGGAAGGGATTTACCTTTGACTGGTATTTCCGGCTGGCCGGTAATGACCGCCTTGTGGAAACCGCCTTGAATTCATTGATGCTTGCTTCTGTCTCGGCCACCGTGGCTACCGCGATAGGCACTGTCGCTGCGGTGCTTATCACCAAATACCGGTTTTACGGCCGCCGCCTGATGAAAGGTTCTCTTTATGTGGTGATGATGGCCCCGGATATTGTCATGGGGATATCCCTGCTGATCCTGTTCGTGGCCTTGTCCGTACCGCTTGGATTCTGGACCCTGCTGCTGGCTCATGTGACCTTTTCCGTGCCTTTTGTTGTGGTGACGGTTTCTGCCCGGCTCAACGGGCTGGACCCGCATCTTCTGGAGGTGGCCAAGGATCTGGGAGCCGGAGATTATGAAACTTTCAGGGATATAATCGTACCCCTGGCCTGGCCTTCGGTTCTGTCCGGATGGCTTTTGAGTTTCACCCTGTCCATGGATGACGTGATTGTCAGTTTTTTTACCACCGGCCCTTCATTCGAGATACTTCCCCTGCGGATCTATTCAATGGTGCGGCTGGGGGTGAAGCCGGAAGTGAACGCGTTATGCGCAGTGATGATTGTGGTCACCCTTGTGCTGGTGAGCATTTCGCAACTGCTTATCAAGGAGAAAAAATGAAAAAACTGTTTTTTACGCTGTTGTTGCTTGCCGTTTCGTCTTCCGCCTTTGCCGGGGACCTGATCCTGTACAACTGGTCGGAATACATGCCCAGAGAAGTTCTGGAGCAGTTTACCAAAGAGACCGGAATCAAGGTCAAGGAAGTTACCTACGACAGCAACGAGGCCATGTTTACCAAGATCAAGATGGTCAAGGATCATGGGTATGACCTTGTTGTTCCGTCTACCGATTTTGTTATCCGCATGAGTGCCGAGGGCCTGCTTCTGCCTCTGGACAAATCAAAGCTGCCCAACTTTTCCAACCTCGACAAGCGGTTTATCGATCGTGATTTCGACAAGGGTAACAAGTACAGCGTGCCGTATTTCTGGGGTTCTTCCGGGATAGCGGTAAACACCGATTTCGTTCCTCTCAATAAGGTCAAGTCGATCAAGGACCTGCTTGATCCTGCCCTGAAAGGCCGCATCCTGCTGCTCAATGACCTGCGCGGAGTTTTTGCCATAGCCCTCAAGGCCAATGGTTATTCCGTCAATGATCGTGACCCGGAGCATGTCAAGGCTGCGTATGAATTTCTGCAGAAACTGCTGCCCTCGGTAAAAGTTTTTGACTCCGACTCTCCGAAGCAGGCCATGCTGAGTAACGAGGCCATGGTCGGTCAACTCTGGAACGGGGAAGCATATGTTGCCAATCAGGAAAATCCCTCTATCAAGTATGTCTATCCTCAGGAAGGGTACAGTCTGTGGATGGATCATCTGGCTATTCCCCGTGGAGCCAGAAATATTGAGGAAGCGCATAAATTCATCAATTTCATTCTGCGTCCGGATGTGGCGGCCAAGATCGCGTCCGAACTGGGATATTCTTCTCCCAATGCCGAGGCCGTCAAACTGCTGCCCGAAAAGATGCGCAAGAACCCCATTTCATATCCTGACGACGAAATCCTTGCTCGCGGTGAATTCGAAGTGGGGCTTGGTGATGCTACACCTATGTATGAAAAGTACTGGCTGAAACTCAAGACAGCCGAGTAGAAGCCGTTGTATTTAGAGTTATTACCCGCTCCCGCCTGTCGGGGGCGGGTTTTGTTTTGATGCGCTCCGCGTTTTTTGGGTGGCAATTATCATGTTTTTAAATCCCGTCTCTTTGGTATATGTAGAAAACATCAAGTAACCTGTCAGTTGGTAACGTATTCGAACCGGACTGATATCGTGCCTGTCATGGAGTGAAGGTATGCATGTTTTTGTAAGACGATTTCTTCTTGTTTTTCTTGTCCTGCTGTCATTGCCGGCGCAGGCATCCAATATTTTTCCCCTTGAGCCGCCGGATACATCCAGCCCGCGCGATACTCTGCACAGTTTTATCTACTATACCGATGAACTCTATAAGGAAGCTGTTGCAGCCCATGAAAATGTGGTGCTGGAGAAGGAGTACCTGCAACGGGCAGAGCGATGTTTCGATTTGAGCCAGGTGCCTCCTACCCTGCGCAGCAGCGTAAGCACGGAGTCCGTGTTGCGGCTGCGGGAAATTCTGGATCGCATTGAAATGCCGCCCATGGAAGATGTCCCGGACAGGCATGATGTAAAAGCGCAGAACATATTGGTCTGGCGTATTCCGCATACCGAAATAACCATCGGCCGGGTTGCCGAGGGGCCCCGCATGGGTGCCTACCTGTTTACTCCGGAGACGGTGGACGGGCTGGAGGGGTTTTACGGAGAGGTTAAGGATATCCCCTACCGTGCGGACAGGGGGAAGGATTATACGGGGCTTTACGAGCAGTACATATATTCTTCCGGATGGATGATTCCGGACGGTTTTCTGGGGTTGCTGCCCTCCTGGATGTTTAAAGGATATTATGGACAGGCGATATGGCAGTGGACCGGGCTTGTCCTTATCATTGCCTTGTGTGCCGCCAGCCTGCTGTTGTGTTTCAAATGGCAGCGAAAGAGATCTCTACGGAGACGCAAGGGCGGGTTGAGGCTGGGCAGGATCGCCTTGCCTGTATATGCTATTTTTCTTTGCGTTTTTATCAAATATATAGCCGTAGACCAGATAATGATAACCGGGGATATACTTGCCTACCTCACAATTCTGCTCGGTCTGTGTTTCTCTGTTTCGGCCGGTTTGGCGATTATTGTTGCCGGTGACATCATCATGCGTGCAATCATATCCTCATCTAAGATTCGTGAAGAAGCGCTTGATGCGGATGTAATCAAACTGGTCTGCCGTCTTGTTTCCTTTGCGCTGGTGTTCGCGCTTTTTTACAAGGTCGGAGCCTATTTCGGCATTCCGGTGACAGCTATTTTCGCTTCCGCAGGTATTGCCGGTGTGGCCGTAGCGCTTGCCGCACGTGAGACCCTGGCCAACTTTTTCGGCGGGGTATCCATTTTTCTCGACCGTCCGTTCCGGGCCGGGGACTACATTGTGCTGAGCAGCGGTGAGCGCGGTGAAGTCAAGGCTGTCGGAATGCGCAGCACGAGAATACTTACCCGTGACGATGTGATGATCACCATCCCCAACTCGGTTATCACCAACGGAAAGGTTGTGAACCAGAGTATGCCGTACCCCTCGTTCCGGGTGCGGATTCAGATCGGGGTGGCCTACGGTTCGGATATCGACAAGGTTGAAAGTGTCCTGCTGGAAATTGCGGCGTCCAGTTCAATGGTTGTGCAGTCCCCAGAGCCCCGGGTGCGTTTCAGGTCTTTCGGGGATTCCGCGCTTAATTTTGAACTGCTTTGCTGGGCGGCCCGGCCCCATGACCGAGGTCGGCTGA
This window harbors:
- the potA gene encoding spermidine/putrescine ABC transporter ATP-binding protein PotA — translated: MEQQKTLVELRGVSKSFDGDIALDNVDISIRDKEFLTILGPSGCGKTTILRLIGGFETPDSGSVRIGGQAVNDLPPEKRAVNTVFQSYALFPHMNVFDNVAFGLKMQKIPADEIRARVEEALELVEMARFARRRPQELSGGQQQRVAIARALVNKPLVLLLDESFSALDRRLRKQMQMDIKHLQRETGITFVLVTHDQEEAFTMSDRVVVMNHGQVEQVGSPREVYEEPENLFVARFVGETNFFDAVVESCVPVSGGYRIRAAMEGGSCFLLGNREFSAGDDVRVLLRPEDLQLEAYSDHCFTDERPVFRGHVMETVYKGTTYDVVVELENGRNVLATEFFNEDAESVAFRPGDELAVSWIEGWEVVLPHEKQSEL
- a CDS encoding mechanosensitive ion channel family protein, which translates into the protein MHVFVRRFLLVFLVLLSLPAQASNIFPLEPPDTSSPRDTLHSFIYYTDELYKEAVAAHENVVLEKEYLQRAERCFDLSQVPPTLRSSVSTESVLRLREILDRIEMPPMEDVPDRHDVKAQNILVWRIPHTEITIGRVAEGPRMGAYLFTPETVDGLEGFYGEVKDIPYRADRGKDYTGLYEQYIYSSGWMIPDGFLGLLPSWMFKGYYGQAIWQWTGLVLIIALCAASLLLCFKWQRKRSLRRRKGGLRLGRIALPVYAIFLCVFIKYIAVDQIMITGDILAYLTILLGLCFSVSAGLAIIVAGDIIMRAIISSSKIREEALDADVIKLVCRLVSFALVFALFYKVGAYFGIPVTAIFASAGIAGVAVALAARETLANFFGGVSIFLDRPFRAGDYIVLSSGERGEVKAVGMRSTRILTRDDVMITIPNSVITNGKVVNQSMPYPSFRVRIQIGVAYGSDIDKVESVLLEIAASSSMVVQSPEPRVRFRSFGDSALNFELLCWAARPHDRGRLIHELNKAIYKRFNDENISIPFPQQDVYVHRVDK
- the potB gene encoding spermidine/putrescine ABC transporter permease PotB: MKNRVNSKSAASAIWIWLILLIVIPNILVLGVSFLSVDTDNFASLPLTLENYLDLLDPAVLKIFSRSFNLAAVATLICLISGYPFAWFLARLSKRWRPLFLLLVIVPFWTNSLVRTYALVAMINANGLINKILMSFDLVSMPVQMLYTRGAVLLGLSYTLLPFMVLPLYSSITKLDPRLLEAGRDLGAGPVSTFLRVALPLTMPGIVSGCMLVFLPALGMFYIPDILGGSKQALIGNFVRDQFLVTREWPVGAAASVFLTALMGVMFLVQSVSRARASRKRI
- a CDS encoding extracellular solute-binding protein, with the protein product MKKLFFTLLLLAVSSSAFAGDLILYNWSEYMPREVLEQFTKETGIKVKEVTYDSNEAMFTKIKMVKDHGYDLVVPSTDFVIRMSAEGLLLPLDKSKLPNFSNLDKRFIDRDFDKGNKYSVPYFWGSSGIAVNTDFVPLNKVKSIKDLLDPALKGRILLLNDLRGVFAIALKANGYSVNDRDPEHVKAAYEFLQKLLPSVKVFDSDSPKQAMLSNEAMVGQLWNGEAYVANQENPSIKYVYPQEGYSLWMDHLAIPRGARNIEEAHKFINFILRPDVAAKIASELGYSSPNAEAVKLLPEKMRKNPISYPDDEILARGEFEVGLGDATPMYEKYWLKLKTAE
- the potC gene encoding spermidine/putrescine ABC transporter permease PotC, which gives rise to MSKLNRIYSFMVFVFLYLPLAVMVAYSFNSSKYSMNWKGFTFDWYFRLAGNDRLVETALNSLMLASVSATVATAIGTVAAVLITKYRFYGRRLMKGSLYVVMMAPDIVMGISLLILFVALSVPLGFWTLLLAHVTFSVPFVVVTVSARLNGLDPHLLEVAKDLGAGDYETFRDIIVPLAWPSVLSGWLLSFTLSMDDVIVSFFTTGPSFEILPLRIYSMVRLGVKPEVNALCAVMIVVTLVLVSISQLLIKEKK